The nucleotide window TTCCAGCCCGGCAACATCGTCCGCGCGGCGTGAAAGCAAAATGCCGTACTCCTCTTCCAGCAGCTGGCAGAGCAGTTCCAGGGCCTTGGCCTGTCGGTGGAGGGATGCGTGGAGGGATGCGTACATGGCTGCCTCGACAAGGGGACGGTGGTGAACGCCCGTGGGCCTCACGGCCAAAGCCGGGTCCGCCGACGCGGGCAGAAACTGCCGCCCCAAGCGTTCTGCACAAAGTTAAAGCAAGATCCGTGCCGGATTTGGGGGACGGATCAGGTCCGCCTGCCCTGGCACGGCTTCACCAGCACGCAGACCGCCGGAACGGACGCAGGCATACAGCTCTACCCTCCCAGGTCCGCCGCCGTGAGGGGCGGAATGCCAGGAGCGGACGTGCCGCGCTCCGCGCCCGGCTGGGGGTCTGCGGCCACAGCGGCCTGCATGGGCAGCGGACCGGCGGCCTGCCCGCCCGGCTGGGCAGCCTGCCCCGACGACGCGGCCGGAGCCTGTTGCGCCTGCTGGGCGTGGTAAGCGGCGAGCCCCGCCCCGGCCCGGCTGTTGGGGCCTGCGGCGTCCGTCTGCAGGGTGCGGATGAGTTCGTCCTTGTGCCGCTTGCCCTTGGCCGGAATATTGGTGGTGTAGCGCACCTTCATGGGCTGTGGAGCGTTCTGTTGCATTGCTGTCTTGGGGGCCGTCGGCGCGGCGGCTGTTGCGGCCCGGCCCGCCTGCCCGGCCGGGTCGGACCCGGTGGTCTGCAGGTTGCGGACAAGTTCGTCCTTATGCCTTTTGCCTTCGTCGGAGATATTGGTGGTATAACGCACCTTCACGGGCTGCAGGGCGCTTTGCCGCTCCAGCGCGCCGGGGGCTGCGCCCGCCGAGCTGTCCGCGAGGGTGGCCCGGTCAAAAGCCTGGCCCACATTGGGGTTGGCGGCCTGCCCCGCTGTCGGCGCCATGAAGGAGCCCGCCCCGGCAAGGTCTTGCGCCGTGAGGGGCGGCACGCCCCCTGCCGCCCCATGCTGCTGCGCCTGGGCCTGGGTGCGTCCCGCAAATGCGGCTCCCTCAGGGTGTAAAGACGGCAGGACGGCTCCCGGCCCCAGCTTGCTGCCCGCCTGGAACCGGGCGGCGCGGGCCCGCTGCAGGCCGGCGTCGCCCCTGCCCGCGTGCGTCACGCGGATGTTTTTCTGCACCTCGCCGCTCTGCTGCAAAGCCTGCTGGGCCCGCAGCACGGCCAGGGCCTGGTCCACCTCCGGCGGATTGGAGGCCGCGGCAACCGCGTCCGTGGCGCTGCCTGCCCCCGCCGCAGTCTGCGGCATGGCGCCGCCTACGGCCCCGGCATCGCGCACGGGGGCCGCGCCGTCATAAATGGCGGCCGCCGAAACCGGCGTTTCGGTCCAGTCCCTGGCTTGGGCACGGGTCGCCCCCTGCCCGGCCGTTTCCTGCGCTGCCGGTTGTTGCGGATTTGCCGCCAACAGGGGCGCGGCTTCGGGGCTGAACCCCCGCGCGGGCGCAGCGGAAGCCGCCGCGCTTTGGCTGGCGCTGCCCAGGCGCTGGGAAAGCTGAGCGTACATCATGTCCGCCAGGCCCACGCCCCCGGCCCCGGCCATTTTTTTAGCCAGCTCCTGATCGTACATGCCCTGCCAGAACTGTTCTTCCCGTCCCTGCAGCAAATTGCTTTTGGGCAGGGTATTGCGCATCTCCTGCCACATTTTCTGAATAAAAATGGATTCAAAACCCTGGCAGGCCTCGCGCAGTTTTTTGTCTTTCTGCGCTTCCGTCAGATTTTTGCCGCCAACGCCGGCCAGGCGCGTCTGCACCTCCTGCCGGGCCAGTTCGGATGCGCCCGCCTGGGGCGCCAAAGGGGGTACACCCAAGGACGCGCTCATTTAGATCACCTCCAGGTCCGCGTGCAGCGATCCGGAAGCCTGCATGGCCCGTAGAATGGAAATGAGGTCGCGGGGCGTGGCTCCAATGGCATTGAGGCCGTCCACCAGTTCCTGCAGGGTGGCCCCTTCCACCATGACCAGGTGGCGCTGTTCCTCACGGATATTGGCTTCGGTCTGCGGGGTCACCACAGTCTGCCCTTGAGAGAAGGGCCCCGGCTGCGAGACCTGCTCGCTCTCCTGCACGGTGATCTGCAGGTTGCCGTGGGCCACGGCCGCGCGGGACACGCGCACGTCGCGCCCCAGAACCACGGTGCCGGTTTTTTCGTCCACTACCACTTTGGCGGCCGTATCCGGGTTCACATCCAAGTTTTCCACCGAGGCCATCAAGGGCACAAGATTGTTGCGGTACTGAGGGGGCACGTCCATGACCACGCTGGTGGCGTCCACGGCGCGGGCGTAAGGACCGCCCATGGCTCCGTTGAGGCGCTCCGCAATCTGCTGAGCCGTGGAAAAATCCCCTATGCGCAGGTTGAGGGTCAGCTTGTTCTGCTGGTTGAATTCAAAAGGTATGGACCGCTCCACAATGCCGCCGCCAGGGATGATGCCCACCGTGGCCACGTTTTTGCTGGTGCTGGCCGCCTTGCCGGAGGCGGAAAAGCCCCCCACCGTCAGCGCGCCCTGGGCCAGGGTATAGATCTTGCCGTCCACGCCTTTAAGGGCCGTCTGCAGCAGCACCCCGCCCATAAGCGAAGTGGCGTCGCCCACCGAAGAAACCGTCACGTCCAGCCGCGTGCCGGGCTTGGCCGACACAGGCATACGCGCCGTAACCATGACCGAAGCCACGTTCTTGATCTTCAATGAGGACGAATCCACGCCCACGCCCATGCGGTCCATCATGTTTTTCATGGAACTGAGCGTAAACACTGAATCCTTCTTATCGCCCGTGCCCGCCAGACCCACCACCAGGCCGTAGCCGATGAGCTGGTTGTCACGCACGCCCGAAAACGTGGCAATATCCTTGATGCGCACCGCCTGCGCCGGCCAAGCATGGCTCAACATCAGAACAGCCGACAGCACCGCGACCCACCGGGGCAGAGTCAATTTCATGGCGCAGCCTCCTTGCCGAAAGACCGGCGTCAAGGCTTATGCAGAAGGCGTGCCACACCTGAAAAAATGTCGCAACAGGGGGGCGCAGGGCGCAGGGGACGAGCACGCGCCTTATTGCGGGCGACGATGCAGGCGTGCGCCCAAAGCGCGGAGTTTGTCCCCCAGAAGGACAAGAATGACGGAAGCGACGATGAAAGCCACACCGCCGGCAATGGGCGGCGTGAAGGGCTCGTGAAAGACGCAGACGCCCACCAGGACAGCGGTGAGGGGCTCCATGACGCCGAGGACAGAGGCGAGAGTGGAGCCGATGCGTTGCACGGCGAGGATAAGCGTGAGATTGGAGATAACGGCGGTGATGACGGCCAGCAGCAGGGCGAGGCCCAGTTCTCGCCAGGAACGCAAGGGGCGGAAGACGCCGGTGGCCAGGCAGTTGGCCAGGGAGAGCAGGCCGCCCAGGGCCAGGACGTAAAAGGTCATGACCAAACCGCTCATGTGGGGAATGCGGGCGGCGAAGATAGCGGTAATGTAGATGGCGTTGCAGAGGGCGGAAACAAGCAGCAGGGCCACGCCCACGGGCTGCACGCGGCCGCCCGCGCCGCCGCCCAGAAGGTGAACGCCCAGCAGGGCCAGGGCCACGGCGCCGGCGGTGATCCAGGAGAACCGTTCGTGGAAAAAGACGATCATGAGCAGCATAACCATGACCGGATAAAGAAACTGGAGGGTGGCGGCCACGCCGCTGGGCATATAGGCAAAACCCCAGAACATGAGCAGAGCGGCCATGGCGTACATGACGCTCATGCCCGCAAGCAGGCAGAGAGAACGCGCGCTGGTGTGGAAACGCTCTCCCCGCAGAATGAGAATGCCGCCCAGAACCAGGGCGGCAATGGAAAAGCGGTAGAACAGCACCAAGGGCGCAGGCATCCCCCCATGGATAAGCGGCAGGGCGAACAGGGGGATGAGGCCGAAGGCGGCCGAGGACAGCAAACCATAAATGAAACCCATGGCATCCTTCCTGAGCGCGTCACGGCAGAAGCATTGTCTTACTGCAATACTCCCGGCGAACAGCGCAGAAGTGGGGGGGGCGATGCGCCTGAATTCCTTGTATCCGTCGGCGGGGTCAACTCCGGACAAAGGCGGCCCAGCGGTCCAACAGGGCGCGCAGGGCCTTGCCGCGATGGCTGCGGGCGTTTTTCTGTTCCGGGGTCATTTGGGCAGCGGTCAGGCCCAGGGTGGGGTCAAAAAAAAGCGGATCGTAGCCGAAGCCGTTGTGGCCGCGCTGCTCCGCAAGCAGGCGCCCTTCCCAGACGCCGCGCGTTGCCAGGCTTTGCCCAGCGGGTGTTACGGCGGTCATGCAGCAGACATAACGGCCGGTGCGCCGGGCTTCGGGCACACCCGCCAACTCCTGAAGAAGTTTGCGCATATTGCGGGCATCCCGACTTTCACCGGGCAGGGAGGGCAGGTCGTCGGCGTAGCGGGCCGAGTACACGCCCGGCGCGCCGCCCAGGGCGTCCACTTCCAGGCCGGAATCATCGGCCACGCTCAGCAGCCCACTGTGCCGGGCCACGGTGGCGGCTTTGATGTAGGCGTTTTCTTCAAAGGTCAGGCCCGTTTCAGCGATGTCGCCGATTTCGGGAAAAGCGTCCAGTCCCAGCACTTCCACCCCGGCGTGGGCCAGGGGTTCCGCCAGTTCACGGACCTTGCCCGCATTTTGGGTGGCCAGAACGATGCGCAGCACGGCAGTCATGAAAAAGCTCCTTGCCGATGAAATACAATGCGATGGCGCAAAGCGCTGCAATATACGCCCGGCTTATACGCTTTGACAAGACCTTGTCCCCGCAGATCTGGCAGGGGCAGGGCGGCTGCCGTCGACGGCAGCAATAATATATGTTATTCAAGTATGTTAAGCATTCACACAAGACAACGCGCTTTTCTTTTGCCCCAGGCGGGAGTATACTCCTAGGCCAAAGCTCTTCTGTGAGGAAACCCCATGGATATTATGGATATATTTGCTGTTCCCCAGCCGGAAACGCGCGTTCCCGCGCCCTACGTCATCGCCGAAGCCGGCGTGAACCACGAGGGCAGCATGGAAATTGCCCGCCGGCTCATTGACGAGGCCGCCGCAGGCGGAGCCGACGCCATAAAATTTCAGACCTACAAGGCGGCCAGCCTGGCCTCCAAGGACTCCCCGGCCTACTGGGACACCAGCAAGGAACCCACGCGCAGCCAGTACGAGCTGTTCAAAAAGCATGATTCCTTCTGGAAAAATGAGTTTGAAGCGCTAAAAAAACACTGCGACGCGGCGGGCATTGCCTTCATGTCCACGCCTTTCGACGTGGAGTCCGCCCATTTCCTCAATGATCTCATGGAGGTTTTTAAAATATCCTCCTCAGATATCACCAACAAGCCCTTTATCCGCATCCTTTGTGATTTCGGCAAGCCCATCATTCTTTCTACGGGCGCGGCGCACCTGCACGAAATTGCCGAGGCCGTGGAGTGGATTGAGGCCAAGGGCAACAAACTGGCCC belongs to Desulfovibrio legallii and includes:
- a CDS encoding N-acetylneuraminate synthase family protein, translated to MDIMDIFAVPQPETRVPAPYVIAEAGVNHEGSMEIARRLIDEAAAGGADAIKFQTYKAASLASKDSPAYWDTSKEPTRSQYELFKKHDSFWKNEFEALKKHCDAAGIAFMSTPFDVESAHFLNDLMEVFKISSSDITNKPFIRILCDFGKPIILSTGAAHLHEIAEAVEWIEAKGNKLALLHCVLNYPTADENAALGMIPALKRHFPGHVIGYSDHTLPKDMHILETAVLLGARVLEKHFTHDKTLPGNDHYHAMDKDDLRRFRTRLAATLASVGNMEVRALPEEEPARLHARRSLVTARAVPAGQPLTPADLTWKRPAHGISPRDYDSVLGLRARRDLPEDTVLTWADLDRA
- a CDS encoding flagellar basal body P-ring protein FlgI; this encodes MKLTLPRWVAVLSAVLMLSHAWPAQAVRIKDIATFSGVRDNQLIGYGLVVGLAGTGDKKDSVFTLSSMKNMMDRMGVGVDSSSLKIKNVASVMVTARMPVSAKPGTRLDVTVSSVGDATSLMGGVLLQTALKGVDGKIYTLAQGALTVGGFSASGKAASTSKNVATVGIIPGGGIVERSIPFEFNQQNKLTLNLRIGDFSTAQQIAERLNGAMGGPYARAVDATSVVMDVPPQYRNNLVPLMASVENLDVNPDTAAKVVVDEKTGTVVLGRDVRVSRAAVAHGNLQITVQESEQVSQPGPFSQGQTVVTPQTEANIREEQRHLVMVEGATLQELVDGLNAIGATPRDLISILRAMQASGSLHADLEVI
- a CDS encoding rod-binding protein gives rise to the protein MSASLGVPPLAPQAGASELARQEVQTRLAGVGGKNLTEAQKDKKLREACQGFESIFIQKMWQEMRNTLPKSNLLQGREEQFWQGMYDQELAKKMAGAGGVGLADMMYAQLSQRLGSASQSAAASAAPARGFSPEAAPLLAANPQQPAAQETAGQGATRAQARDWTETPVSAAAIYDGAAPVRDAGAVGGAMPQTAAGAGSATDAVAAASNPPEVDQALAVLRAQQALQQSGEVQKNIRVTHAGRGDAGLQRARAARFQAGSKLGPGAVLPSLHPEGAAFAGRTQAQAQQHGAAGGVPPLTAQDLAGAGSFMAPTAGQAANPNVGQAFDRATLADSSAGAAPGALERQSALQPVKVRYTTNISDEGKRHKDELVRNLQTTGSDPAGQAGRAATAAAPTAPKTAMQQNAPQPMKVRYTTNIPAKGKRHKDELIRTLQTDAAGPNSRAGAGLAAYHAQQAQQAPAASSGQAAQPGGQAAGPLPMQAAVAADPQPGAERGTSAPGIPPLTAADLGG
- a CDS encoding DMT family transporter, yielding MGFIYGLLSSAAFGLIPLFALPLIHGGMPAPLVLFYRFSIAALVLGGILILRGERFHTSARSLCLLAGMSVMYAMAALLMFWGFAYMPSGVAATLQFLYPVMVMLLMIVFFHERFSWITAGAVALALLGVHLLGGGAGGRVQPVGVALLLVSALCNAIYITAIFAARIPHMSGLVMTFYVLALGGLLSLANCLATGVFRPLRSWRELGLALLLAVITAVISNLTLILAVQRIGSTLASVLGVMEPLTAVLVGVCVFHEPFTPPIAGGVAFIVASVILVLLGDKLRALGARLHRRPQ
- the rdgB gene encoding RdgB/HAM1 family non-canonical purine NTP pyrophosphatase, producing MTAVLRIVLATQNAGKVRELAEPLAHAGVEVLGLDAFPEIGDIAETGLTFEENAYIKAATVARHSGLLSVADDSGLEVDALGGAPGVYSARYADDLPSLPGESRDARNMRKLLQELAGVPEARRTGRYVCCMTAVTPAGQSLATRGVWEGRLLAEQRGHNGFGYDPLFFDPTLGLTAAQMTPEQKNARSHRGKALRALLDRWAAFVRS